In Leifsonia sp. PS1209, the genomic stretch ACGCCGTCGGCGAAGTGCTGGCGCTTCCAGATCGGCACGCGCCCCTTGATCAGCTCGACGAGAGCGGCGCAGGCCTCGAACGCCTCCGCTCGGTGCGGTGCCGCGACGGCGGCGATGAGCGCCGGGTCTCCGATGGTCAGCGAGCCGACCCTGTGCTCCGCGGCGACCCTGAGGCCCGTCCGCGACGCGATCTCCTCGCAGCACTCGCGGAGGAACCGCTCGGCCTCCGGATGCGCCCGGTAGTCGAGCGAGACGACGCTGCGCCCTCCGTCGTGGTAGCGCACGATTCCCTGGAAGGAGACGACGGCGCCGGACTCGGCCCGCCAGACGAACTCGTCGACCGCCGTGCCGTCGAGAGGGTCGGCGCTGATCGAGGCGTAGACGTCGCTCATCGGGTGTGGTCGCCTCCGCGCAGTTGGTCGAGCAGGTGGGGGAGCAGGTCGTCGAGCACGGCGAGGCCGTCGGACACGCCGCCGCGCGAACCGGGCAGGTTCACCACGACCGTTCCACCCGCGACCCCGGCGACGCCCCTGCTCAGAGCGGCGAGCGGCGTGTGCGCAGCGCCGCGGGCGCGCAGGGCCTCCGCGACGCCGGGCAGGGTCCTGTCGAGCACGGCGGCGGTCGCCTCCGGCGTGCGGTCGGTGGGGGAGACCCCGGTGCCCCCGGTGGTCAGGAGGACGGCAGGGCGGGCGGACAGTGCATCCCGGATGGCCGGGGCGATGTCGGCGTCCGCGACCACCCGCACCTCGGCGGGAAGGCGACGCTCGGCCAGCCACGCGGCGATCACCGGGCCGGTGGTGTCCTCGGCCTCCCCGGCGGCGGCGCGGGTGGAGGAGACGATGACGATGGCGGTGGATGCGGTGGGTGCGGTCGCAGTGTCGCCGCTTGCGTGGGCCGGTGCGCCCGCATGCTCCGCCTCCGCATCCTCCCTCCGCCACTCGCCGCGCTTGCCGCCGCTCTTGGACAGCAGCTGAACGTCGGTCAGCGTCGCAGCGGGGTCGACGGCCTTGATCATGTCGTGCAGCGTGAGGCCGGCGACCGCCACCGCCGTCAGCGCCTCCATCTCCACTCCGGTGCGTCCGTGCGTGCGGGTCGTCGCCTGGATGTCGATCACCCCGGCCTCCGCGTCGAGCGAGAACTCGATGTCCACCGCGGACAGCGGAAGCGGGTGGCAGAGCGGGATCAGTTCCGAGGTGCGTTTCGCCCCGCCGATCCCGGCGAGCCGAGCCGTGGCGAGCACGTCGGCCTTGGGGAGGTCGTCGGCGCGGACAAGCCGCACCACGTCCGACCGGGTGACGACGCGCCCGCGCGCCACGGCCTCCCGATCGGTCTCCGGCTTGCCGCCGACGTCGACCATCCTGGCGCGCCCGTCGCCGTCGAGGTGGCTGAGCCGTGCCTGCGACCCAGCACCAGACCCCGCTGCACCAGACCCCGCTGCACCAGACTCCGCAGCACCCGTTCCCACAGCATCCCCGCTCATAGAGTCCACACTGTCACGTCGTCGCCCGCCGCGAGCGCTTCCGTCTCCGCAGGCACGTCGATCAGCACGTCCGCCCTGGCCATCGCGGCCACCAGGTGCGAGCTCGGCCCTGCCACCTGCTCGACCGTGCCGTCCGGCAGCCGCCTGCCCCGCAGGAACTGCCGTTTCCCCACCACCGACCGCAGCTCGGCGGCGAGCTGCGCGGTCTCCACGCCCGCGGGGGCGAGCCCGGCGGAGGCACGCAGCAGGTCGCGCAGGAACACCGTGAACGACACCTGCGTGCTCACCGGGTTGCCGGGGAACGACAGCACGGGCACACCGGCGACGACCGCCGTCGCCTGTGGTCCGCCCGGCTGCATCGCGACCGTCACCACCTCGGCTCCGTGCGGCTGCAGCACCTCCCGCACCACCTCGTACGCGCCTTTCGAGATGCCGCCGGAGGTGACGACGAGGTCGCTCGCGCCCACCGCATCCATCAGCGCCCGCTCGAACTCGTCGTGGTCGTCGCTCGTCGCCGTGCGCACCGAGACGACGGCGCCGGACTCCTGCACCAGCGCGGCGAGCGCGATGCCGTTGGCGTCGAACACCTGGCCGAACCCGGCGGGCGTCCCGTCCGTGCCCTTTTCGGCGCTGCCCTTTTCGGCACTCACGAGCTCCGCGCCGGTCGTGAGGATGCCGACGCGCAGCAGCTGTCGCACCTCGACGGCCTCCACCCCCGCAGCCGCCAGCGCGGCCAGGTGGCGCGCGGCCAGCCGGACCCCGGCCTCGACCAGCACGTCGCCCCTGCGCAGGTCGCTTCCCCGCTCGCGCACGTACTCGCCCGCACGGCGGGACCGGCCGATCGTGACCACGGCGCCCCTCAGGTCGTCGTCGCGGCCGAGCACCAGGTCGGTGTCCTCCACCGGGACGATCGTGTCCGCTCCGCTCGGCACCGGCGCGCCGGTCATGATCCGCAGCGCCGTGCCCGGCGTGAGGATGACCGGAACGGTGTGCCCGGCCGGGATGTCGCCGCTGACCTCGAGCGCGACGGGGACGTTCCGGATGTCGGAGGAGCGGACGGCGTACCCGTCCATCTGCGAGTTGCGGAACAGCGGCAGGTCCACGTCGGAGCGCACGGCGGCGGCCGTCACCCTCCCGGCGGCCTGCGCGAGCGGCAGGCGCTCCGTCGTCCCCCCGGCGAGCAACGGCTCGACCAGCCGGGCGATGGTCTCTGCGTGCTCCTCGACCGTGCGCGGTGGCGTCATGGTCTCAGTATCGCGCCAGGTCGGCGTCGATGTCTCGTGCCCAGGCGTCGATGCCCCCGGACAGGACGATCCCGGATGCTCCCGCCTCCACCAGCCGTTTCCTCGCCGTCTCCGCCCGGATGCCGTGGTGGCAGACGATCACGATCGGGTCGTCGCCCAGCCGGGAAGCGACGCCCTCCGCGTCGTCCAGCACGACGCCCAGCGGAACCAGCAGAGAGCCGGGGATCTCGGCGATGTCCGCCTCCCACGGTTCGCGCACGTCGAGCAGCGTGTGCGGTTCGCCGGCGAGGAGCCTGGCGTGCAGCTCGGCCGGGCTGATCGAATGGGCGACGGCGTCGGTCAGCCCGCAGAACGCGTCGTAGTCGATCAGGCCGGTGATCGGCGCGGCGGCGGGGTCGCGCTCGTACGCCAGCTCGCGTACATCACCGCGCAGCGCGTCGTGGATGAGCACCCGCCCGATGAGCGGCGTCCCCGTCCCCGTGACCAGCTTGATCGCCTCGCTCACCATCACGCTGCCGATCATCCCGCACACCGACGGCAGCGCACCGGCCTCCGCGCAGCTGGCGACGCTGCCGGGCTCCGGAGGCACCGGGAACAGGTCGCGGTAGTGCGGTCCGTGATCCGCCCAGCTGACGCCCACCTGGCCGCCGAACTGGTGCACGGCGCCCCACACCACGGGCACGCCGGCGAGCACGGCGGCGTCGTTCACCAGATAGCGCGTGGGGAAGTTGTCGCTGCCGTCGAGCACCAGATCGAACCCGGCCAGGATGCGCTCGGCGTTCTGCGCGGTCAGCCGCTCGCGGAACAGCACCACCTCGGTCTCCGCGTCCAGAGCGCGCACGGCGTCCGCCGCGGAATCGACCTTGGCGCGCCCGACGTCGGCCGGGGTGTGCACGGTCTGCCTCGGCAGGTTGCTCCGCTCCACCCTGTCGTTGTCCACGATGCCGATGGTTCCGACGCCCGACGCGGCCAGCAACGGGAGCACAGCGGCGCCGAGCCCGCCCGCGCCGACCACGAGGACGCGGGAGTTCCGGATGCGGCGCTGGGCGAGCATCCCGAAGCCGGGCAGCTGGGCGGTGCGGGCGTAGCGGGCCTCGCGGTCCGGCGAGAGGTCTGGTCCTGGTGCGACGAGCGGAGGAATCCCCATGAGCCCAGTATCGCTTGCGGAGGGGACGGTCACTCAGTCGGCCGGTTGCTCAGGAGACGGTGACCTGGATGCTGTGCAGCCCGGTCGCCCCGTCGGGCACCACATCGGCGACCCGCGAGGTCTGCACCATGCCCGTCGCATCCGTCGCCCGCACCCGGATGGTGTGCGAGCCCTTCGTCGCGGCCCATGCGTACTTCCACTGCCGCCAGGTGTCGGCGGAGATCGCGTCGGCGAGCGTCGCCTCGTGCCATTCGCCGCCGTCGATCTGGACGTGCACGGCGCTCACGCCGACGTGCTGCGACCAGGCGACACCGGCGACGGCCACCGTTCCGGCTGCGACCTGGCGGCCGGATGCGGGAACGTCGATCCGCGACGACAGCTTCACCGGCCCGCGCTGCGACCAGCCCCTGTCCGTCCAGTACGAGGTGACGGCGTCGAACCTGGTCACGTTCAGCTCGACCACCCACTTGGTGGCCGACACGTATCCGTAGAGGCCGGGCACGACCATCCGCACCGGGTAGCCGTGCTCCAGAGGGAGCGGCTGCCCGTTCATCCCGACCGCCAGGATCGCGTTCCGCTCGTCGGTGAGCGCCTCGATCGGCGTGCTCGCCGTCCAGCCGTCCTGGCTCTTCGACAGCACCATGTCCGCCTGCGGTTTCGGCTTCGCGCGGGCCAGCAGGTGCCGGATGGGGTAGCCGAGCCAGGTGGCGTTGCCGATCAGGTCGCCCCCGACCTCGTTGGAGACGCAGGTGAGGGTGGTGGTCGACTCCTCCAGAGGCAGCTTCAGCAGGTCGGCGAAGCTCAGCTCGACCTCGTTCTCGACCATGCCCGTGATGCGCAGTTTCCAGGAGGACGGGTCGATGCCGGGGATCTGCAGGGCGGTGTCGATGCGGTAGAAGTCGGCGTTGGGGGTGACGACGGGGGAGAGGCCGGCGATGTCGAACGACGCGCCGGCCGGGATGGGCGGGGCAGCGACCGCGGGCTTCGGCAGGTGGAACGCCGCGCGCGCCGCCGCTGCCGTGCGGTACCCGGTCGCCACGACCTGCCCGACGACCACGGCCAGCGCACCAGCGGCTGCCGTGGTGGCGGTGGCGGTCACGAAGCGGCGCCTGGTCACGGCGCCGTCCGGCGAGATCCTGCTCGGCACGGTGCCGCGCAGCATCCTGGCCAGCGACCCGAGCACGAGGATGCCGACACCGGCCGTCACGACCGACGGGACAGCATCCAGGAATCCTGCCCCGGACCGGGTGAGCGCGGCCAGCACGCCGAACGCGCCTCCCAGCCCGATCAGGATGCGCCCGAGCGGCGGCCTGCGCAGCTCCAGCCAGCCCGCCAGCGCTCCGGCGACCAGCAGCACGATGCCGAGCGAGATCACCAGCACGGCTTTGTCACCGGTGCCGAACAGTGCGATGACGCCCTCCTTCAGCCAGGCGGGGACGAGGTCGATCACCAGGGCGCCGACCACGAGCACCGGGCTGCCGTTCTGCACCAGGAACGCGCTGACCAGCTCCCCGGCCCCCACACCGGCGAGCACACTCGCCACCCCGGTCGACGCCGAGCGCCAGAACGACACCATGCGCAGAGAGTATGGCCGCAAGCTGGGACCGAGTCGAGTGCTGCACCCGCGCCGCATCCGGCCGTGGGAGGCTTGACGCACGATGTCAGAACGCAGTCAGCTCCGCGTCGGGACGATCCCCGGCTACACCGGTCCAGCCACCCTGGACGACGACGCCCTCTACGACACGTTCGTGGACTGGGTGGAGGAGGGCGGCATCAGCCTGTACCCGGCACAGGACGAGTCGGTGATCGAGATCGTCGCCGGGGCGAACCTCATCCTGAGCACACCGACAGGAACGGGCAAATCGCTCGTCGCCGTCGCGGCGCACTTCGCCGCGCTGGCCCGCGGAGAGCGCAGCTTCTACACCGCTCCGATCAAGGCGCTCGTGTCGGAGAAGTTCTTCTCGCTCGTGGAGATCTTCGGGGCGGAGAACGTCGGCATGATGACCGGGGACTCCGCCGTCAACGCCGACGCTCCGATCATCTGCTGCACCGCAGAGATCCTCGCGAACCTCGCCCTCCGGCACGGAGCGGACACCCCGGTCGGCCAGGTCGTGATGGACGAGTTCCACTTCTACTCCGACCCCGACCGCGGCTGGGCGTGGCAGGTGCCGCTGCTCACCCTCCCGCGCACGCAGTTCGTGCTCATGTCCGCGACCCTCGGCGACGTGACGGCGCTCGCCGACGACCTCAGTGCGCGCACCGGACGGGAGACCGCGACGGTCACCGGCGTCGAGCGCCCGGTGCCCCTGCACTACTACTACGAGCTCACCCCGGTGCACGAGACGGTCGAAGACCTGCTCAGCACCGGCCAGGCGCCCATCTACATCGTCCACTTCTCCCAGCTCGCCGCCCTCGAACGCGCGCAGGCCCTGTCGAGCGCGCGCATCGCCAGCAGGGAGCAACGGGATGCGATCGCCGAGCTGATCGGCGAGTTCCGCTTCACCACGTCCTTCGGCAAGACGCTCTCCCGGCTGCTGCGCCAGGGCATCGGCGTCCACCACGCGGGGATGCTGCCCAAATACCGCAGGCTGGTCGAGCAGCTCGCCCAGCGCGGGATGCTCCGCGTCATCTGCGGGACGGACACCCTCGGCGTCGGCATCAACGTCCCCATCCGGACCGTGCTGCTGACAGCACTCACCAAGTTCGACGGCACCAGGATGCGCCAGCTGAACGCCCGCGAGTTCCACCAGATCGCCGGGCGCGCCGGGCGGGCGGGCTTCGACACGGCGGGAACGGTCGTCGCCCAGGCGCCCGAGCACGAGACGGAGAACCTGAAAGCCATCGAGAAGGCGGGCGACGACCCCAAGAAGCGCCGCAAGATCGTGCGCAAGAAGGCGCCGGACGGCTTCGTCTCCTGGGGAGAGCCGTCGTTCAGGAAGCTGATCGAGGCCGAGCCGGAGACGCTGACCTCGTCGATGCAGATCACGAGCGCCATGCTCATCAACGTGATCGCCCGCGGCGGCGACGTGTTCGAGCACGTCCGCGCGCTGGTGTTCGACAACCACGAGCCGTGGAAACGGCAACTCGCCCTCGCCAGGCGCGCCCTCGGCCTCTACCGCTCGCTGCTCACGGCGGGCGTCGTCGAGAACGTGGACGGCCGCATCCAGCTGACCGTCGACCTGCAGCCGAACTTCGCCCTCAACCAGCCGCTGTCCCCGTTCGCGCTCGCCGCGTTCGAGCTCTTCGACCCAGAGGCCCCCGAGTACGCGCTCGACATCGTCTCGGTGGTGGAGGCGACCCTCGACGACCCGCGGCCGGTGCTGTCCGCGCAGCAGTTCCAGGCGCGCGGAGAAGCGGTGGCGGCCATGAAGGCCGACGGTGTGGAGTACGACGACCGGATGGAGGCGCTGGAGCAGGTCACGCATCCCCAGCCCCACGCCGAGCTGCTGGCCGCCGCGTTCTCCACCTATGCGGCCAGCCAGCCGTGGGTGGCCGACTTCGAGCTCAGCCCGAAATCGGTGGTGCGCGACCTCTACGAGCGCGCGATGACGTTCGGCGAGTACATCGCCCTCTACAAGCTCGCCCGCTCGGAGGGCGTGGTGCTGCGCTACCTGTCCGACGCATACCGTGCCCTCGGCCAGACGGTGCCGGCCGACCTCCGCACCGACGACCTCCGCGACCTGATCGAGTGGCTCGGCGAACTGGTCAGGCAGGTCGACTCGAGCCTCCTGGACGAGTGGGAGGAGCTCATCCATCCGGATGCTGCCGCGCACGCGGCCTCCGCGGGGGAGCTGGCGCCTCCTGCGCCCCGCAACGTGACCACGAACCGGCGCGCGTTCTTCGTGCTGGTCCGCAACGAACTGTTCCGCCGCGTGCAGCTGGCGGCCCTCGACAAGGTGCAGGACCTCGGTGCGGTCGAAGTGGAGGCCGCAGCCCTCGCCGGACTCGCCACCCCGACCTTCACCGAACTCGACTGGGACGAGGCCCTGGAGGCCTACTACGCCGAGCACGACGAGATCGGCACGGACGCTGCGGCCCGCTCGGCGGCCATGATCATCGTCGACGAGACGGCAGCGGCAACAGACGGCGTCTGGAAGGTGCGGCAGATCTTCGCCGACCCGGCCGGCGACCACGACTGGGGCATCAGTGCCGAGGTGCTGCTGGCCGCATCCGCGGAGGCGGGCGTGGCGGTGGTGTCGGTGACGGGCGTGGGGCGGCTGTAATTCACCCCACGTGGTGCCGCCGCTCCAGCGCAGCCCCTTCCACGTCCACGTTCGGCAGCGCCTTGTCGAGCCATCGCGGCAGCCACCAGGCCGAGCGGCCGAGCAGGTGCATCAGGGCGGGCATCAGCAGCATCCGGACCACGAAGGCGTCGACGAGCACGCCGAAGGCGAGGCCGAAGCCGATGGAGCGGATCATCGTCGACTCGCTGAAGACGAAGCCGCCGAAGACCGAGATCATGATGAGGGCCGCAGCGATCACCACGGTGCGTCCGGCCCGGAGGCCCTTCGTGACGGCCAGGCGGGCGGAGGCTCCGTGCACGTACGCCTCGCGCATCCCGGACGCCAGGAACAGCTGGTAGTCCATCGCCAGGCCGAACAGGATGCCGACCAGGATCACCGGGAGGAAGCTCAGGATGGGGCCGGTGTGGATGCCGAGGGCGTCCGCTCCCCAGCCCCACTGGAACAGGGCGGTGATGGCTCCGTACGTCGCGAACAGCGACAGGATGAAGCCTCCCGTCGCGATGAGCGGCACCAGCAGCGAACGGAACACCAGGATCATGATCAGCAGGGACAGACCGACCACGACCACCAGGTAGAGCGGAAGCACGTCTGCGAGATTCTGCGAGATGTCGAGGTTGATCGCGGTCTGGCCGGAGACGCCGAGGGTGATGTCGCCGTCGATGGTGCCGAGCGAGCGGAGGGCGCCGACGAGCTTCTCGGTGGAGACGCTGTTCGGGCCTTCGGTGGGGATGACCTGGAACGCCATCAGCCGGTGGTCGTCGGAGACCGCGATCGGCGCGACGGCGACCACGTCCTTCTGGTCGGCGAGCGTGCGCGCGACGTCGAGCTGGGTCGCGGTGACCTTGTCGTCCGCGAGGCCGGCCGGGACGTTCGCGGTGACGAGCAGCGGGCCGGTGGCGCCGTCCCCGAACGCCTCTGCGGTCTGCTGGAACGCGTTGTAGGTGGTCGAGCCGACGGGCTCGGAGGAACCGTCCGGCAGGCCGACCCGCATCGACAGGGCCGGGATGGCCACCACCAGCAGGGCGGCGGCGGTCGCGATGACGGTGACCACGGCACGCCAGGTCGCCATCGGCTTCACGCTGCTGTCGTCGTGGTGCACCGTCCCCACCTTCGTCCTGGCGCGCTTGGCGAGCAGCCGGGTGCCGAGGAGGCCGAGGACGGCGGGCGTCAGCGTGATCGCGATGAGGACGGCGAGCACCACGGCGACGGCGCCGACCGTGCCCATCAGGCCGAGGAACGGGACGCCGGTGACGTTCAGCGCGAGAAGGGCGACCACGACGGTCGTTCCGGCGAAGACCACGGCGTTGCCGGAGGTGCCGTTCGCGAGGCCCACCGATTCGTGCGGCTCCGCCCCCTCCAGCAGCTGCCGTCTGTGCCGCTTCACGATGAACAGGGAGTAGTCGATGCCGACGGCCAGGCCGAGCATGATGGCGAGCACGGGCGTGACCGACGCCATGTCCACGATCCCGGAGAACGCGAGCGACCCGAGCGCCGCGACGGCGACGCCGAACAGCGCGGTCACCAGGGGGAGTGCCGCCGCGACCAGCGAGCCGAGCACCACCACCAGCACGATCGCGGCGAAGACGACGCCGACCGCCTCTCCGACGCCCACGATCTGCGGGACGCCCTGGGCGATATCGGTGGAGAACGAGACCGTGACGCCGTCGATCGGCTTCGCCTCGAAGTGCTTGATGACGGCCTGCTTGGAGTCCTCGGACAGTTCGAGGCGGGGCTTCGTGAACGACACGTTGACCAGCGCCGTCGCGCCGTCCTTCGACACCACCCGGATGCCGTCGGACAGTTTCAGCAGCTCGGCGCCCTGCGAGAGCTCCTTCTGCTTCGCCTCGACGGTGGCGCGGTTGGCGTCGATGGT encodes the following:
- a CDS encoding molybdenum cofactor biosynthesis protein MoaE is translated as MSDVYASISADPLDGTAVDEFVWRAESGAVVSFQGIVRYHDGGRSVVSLDYRAHPEAERFLRECCEEIASRTGLRVAAEHRVGSLTIGDPALIAAVAAPHRAEAFEACAALVELIKGRVPIWKRQHFADGVSEWVGL
- the moaCB gene encoding bifunctional molybdenum cofactor biosynthesis protein MoaC/MoaB, which codes for MSGDAVGTGAAESGAAGSGAAGSGAGSQARLSHLDGDGRARMVDVGGKPETDREAVARGRVVTRSDVVRLVRADDLPKADVLATARLAGIGGAKRTSELIPLCHPLPLSAVDIEFSLDAEAGVIDIQATTRTHGRTGVEMEALTAVAVAGLTLHDMIKAVDPAATLTDVQLLSKSGGKRGEWRREDAEAEHAGAPAHASGDTATAPTASTAIVIVSSTRAAAGEAEDTTGPVIAAWLAERRLPAEVRVVADADIAPAIRDALSARPAVLLTTGGTGVSPTDRTPEATAAVLDRTLPGVAEALRARGAAHTPLAALSRGVAGVAGGTVVVNLPGSRGGVSDGLAVLDDLLPHLLDQLRGGDHTR
- the glp gene encoding gephyrin-like molybdotransferase Glp translates to MTPPRTVEEHAETIARLVEPLLAGGTTERLPLAQAAGRVTAAAVRSDVDLPLFRNSQMDGYAVRSSDIRNVPVALEVSGDIPAGHTVPVILTPGTALRIMTGAPVPSGADTIVPVEDTDLVLGRDDDLRGAVVTIGRSRRAGEYVRERGSDLRRGDVLVEAGVRLAARHLAALAAAGVEAVEVRQLLRVGILTTGAELVSAEKGSAEKGTDGTPAGFGQVFDANGIALAALVQESGAVVSVRTATSDDHDEFERALMDAVGASDLVVTSGGISKGAYEVVREVLQPHGAEVVTVAMQPGGPQATAVVAGVPVLSFPGNPVSTQVSFTVFLRDLLRASAGLAPAGVETAQLAAELRSVVGKRQFLRGRRLPDGTVEQVAGPSSHLVAAMARADVLIDVPAETEALAAGDDVTVWTL
- a CDS encoding ThiF family adenylyltransferase — encoded protein: MGIPPLVAPGPDLSPDREARYARTAQLPGFGMLAQRRIRNSRVLVVGAGGLGAAVLPLLAASGVGTIGIVDNDRVERSNLPRQTVHTPADVGRAKVDSAADAVRALDAETEVVLFRERLTAQNAERILAGFDLVLDGSDNFPTRYLVNDAAVLAGVPVVWGAVHQFGGQVGVSWADHGPHYRDLFPVPPEPGSVASCAEAGALPSVCGMIGSVMVSEAIKLVTGTGTPLIGRVLIHDALRGDVRELAYERDPAAAPITGLIDYDAFCGLTDAVAHSISPAELHARLLAGEPHTLLDVREPWEADIAEIPGSLLVPLGVVLDDAEGVASRLGDDPIVIVCHHGIRAETARKRLVEAGASGIVLSGGIDAWARDIDADLARY
- a CDS encoding molybdopterin-dependent oxidoreductase, yielding MVSFWRSASTGVASVLAGVGAGELVSAFLVQNGSPVLVVGALVIDLVPAWLKEGVIALFGTGDKAVLVISLGIVLLVAGALAGWLELRRPPLGRILIGLGGAFGVLAALTRSGAGFLDAVPSVVTAGVGILVLGSLARMLRGTVPSRISPDGAVTRRRFVTATATTAAAGALAVVVGQVVATGYRTAAAARAAFHLPKPAVAAPPIPAGASFDIAGLSPVVTPNADFYRIDTALQIPGIDPSSWKLRITGMVENEVELSFADLLKLPLEESTTTLTCVSNEVGGDLIGNATWLGYPIRHLLARAKPKPQADMVLSKSQDGWTASTPIEALTDERNAILAVGMNGQPLPLEHGYPVRMVVPGLYGYVSATKWVVELNVTRFDAVTSYWTDRGWSQRGPVKLSSRIDVPASGRQVAAGTVAVAGVAWSQHVGVSAVHVQIDGGEWHEATLADAISADTWRQWKYAWAATKGSHTIRVRATDATGMVQTSRVADVVPDGATGLHSIQVTVS
- a CDS encoding DEAD/DEAH box helicase, with translation MSERSQLRVGTIPGYTGPATLDDDALYDTFVDWVEEGGISLYPAQDESVIEIVAGANLILSTPTGTGKSLVAVAAHFAALARGERSFYTAPIKALVSEKFFSLVEIFGAENVGMMTGDSAVNADAPIICCTAEILANLALRHGADTPVGQVVMDEFHFYSDPDRGWAWQVPLLTLPRTQFVLMSATLGDVTALADDLSARTGRETATVTGVERPVPLHYYYELTPVHETVEDLLSTGQAPIYIVHFSQLAALERAQALSSARIASREQRDAIAELIGEFRFTTSFGKTLSRLLRQGIGVHHAGMLPKYRRLVEQLAQRGMLRVICGTDTLGVGINVPIRTVLLTALTKFDGTRMRQLNAREFHQIAGRAGRAGFDTAGTVVAQAPEHETENLKAIEKAGDDPKKRRKIVRKKAPDGFVSWGEPSFRKLIEAEPETLTSSMQITSAMLINVIARGGDVFEHVRALVFDNHEPWKRQLALARRALGLYRSLLTAGVVENVDGRIQLTVDLQPNFALNQPLSPFALAAFELFDPEAPEYALDIVSVVEATLDDPRPVLSAQQFQARGEAVAAMKADGVEYDDRMEALEQVTHPQPHAELLAAAFSTYAASQPWVADFELSPKSVVRDLYERAMTFGEYIALYKLARSEGVVLRYLSDAYRALGQTVPADLRTDDLRDLIEWLGELVRQVDSSLLDEWEELIHPDAAAHAASAGELAPPAPRNVTTNRRAFFVLVRNELFRRVQLAALDKVQDLGAVEVEAAALAGLATPTFTELDWDEALEAYYAEHDEIGTDAAARSAAMIIVDETAAATDGVWKVRQIFADPAGDHDWGISAEVLLAASAEAGVAVVSVTGVGRL
- a CDS encoding MMPL family transporter, translated to MAELLYRLGKFSARRAGRVIVAWIIVLGIAVGGFLIGFKGLATSFDVPGTASGAVVDELMKKLPDFAGASGTVVFQSKDGSALSDAQRKDISALVADADGLPDVSGVNDPFSTEKERADRQAQVADGTTQLDAAAAQLDAGQQQLDAAKQQLQAAGLPTTQLDAQQQTIDANRATVEAKQKELSQGAELLKLSDGIRVVSKDGATALVNVSFTKPRLELSEDSKQAVIKHFEAKPIDGVTVSFSTDIAQGVPQIVGVGEAVGVVFAAIVLVVVLGSLVAAALPLVTALFGVAVAALGSLAFSGIVDMASVTPVLAIMLGLAVGIDYSLFIVKRHRRQLLEGAEPHESVGLANGTSGNAVVFAGTTVVVALLALNVTGVPFLGLMGTVGAVAVVLAVLIAITLTPAVLGLLGTRLLAKRARTKVGTVHHDDSSVKPMATWRAVVTVIATAAALLVVAIPALSMRVGLPDGSSEPVGSTTYNAFQQTAEAFGDGATGPLLVTANVPAGLADDKVTATQLDVARTLADQKDVVAVAPIAVSDDHRLMAFQVIPTEGPNSVSTEKLVGALRSLGTIDGDITLGVSGQTAINLDISQNLADVLPLYLVVVVGLSLLIMILVFRSLLVPLIATGGFILSLFATYGAITALFQWGWGADALGIHTGPILSFLPVILVGILFGLAMDYQLFLASGMREAYVHGASARLAVTKGLRAGRTVVIAAALIMISVFGGFVFSESTMIRSIGFGLAFGVLVDAFVVRMLLMPALMHLLGRSAWWLPRWLDKALPNVDVEGAALERRHHVG